From the genome of Impatiens glandulifera chromosome 9, dImpGla2.1, whole genome shotgun sequence, one region includes:
- the LOC124916430 gene encoding histone-lysine N-methyltransferase family member SUVH9-like produces MHSLIPFQDLNLIPTASSSASSSYGDSSSHIAPTQSPLTVPKLEPNDESLPQTHLQLHFPQGPSPNLTLHYPPQVSPPALGQIPENTSSTDERVVYSDVHRLSEFFRPAVAEEVQYNGDVGGVNAESGTIVPVPVPEVNRLPIAFPQQRLRGRGVERRSSELVRFNALGIEEERYYRGVVKKTRMVYSSLRILACKDADNRKRNRSDLKAGTFMMNSGLGLNRDKIIVGSIPGVMVGDMFFRMELCVVGLHGQTQTGINYLPTSIISSGEPVTTSIIVSGGYEDDEDYGEVLIYTGLGGRDRGQSGTQEIRDENLGLETSKKYEIDIRVIRGYESSESPNGKIYIYDGLYRIVDAWRDKSKSSGSLVIKYKLLRLIDQPEMGTAIMKISQYYRNGPLYARPFGYLGLDISGGKEKVPVLIYNNIDGDIGPTFYPYITSSIFPRTASFAAGCDCVRGCNDNCVCAMRNGGDFAYDNQGHLVRGKPVVVECGPGCRCPPSCRNRLSQKGLRYMFEVFRSNETGWGVRSLDLIQAGSFICEYAGIVLTKEQAQTFSMNGGGNNLIHPNRFGKRWMEWGNLSGIIPDYVHPEHPSTPSLDFALDVSRSRNLACYISRNPNPNIMVQFVLRGQNNLLIPSLMLFALETIPPLQQPTLDYDLAQTNS; encoded by the coding sequence ATGCATTCCCTAATTCCATTTCAAGACCTTAATCTCATTCCCACCGCTTCCTCTTCCGCTTCCTCTTCCTATGGCGATAGTAGTAGCCACATAGCTCCAACCCAGAGCCCCCTCACTGTACCCAAATTAGAACCTAATGATGAATCACTTCCTCAAACCCATTTGCAGCTCCATTTTCCTCAGGGCCCTAGCCCTAATTTGACGTTACATTATCCGCCTCAGGTTTCTCCTCCAGCTTTGGGGCAGATTCCGGAGAATACCTCCAGTACTGATGAAAGAGTCGTTTACTCCGATGTCCATAGATTATCAGAGTTTTTCAGGCCGGCAGTCGCGGAGGAAGTGCAGTACAACGGAGATGTTGGCGGTGTAAATGCTGAATCCGGTACCATCGTGCCGGTGCCGGTGCCGGAGGTAAATCGTTTACCAATTGCTTTCCCCCAGCAGCGGCTGCGGGGCCGGGGTGTGGAGAGAAGGTCTTCGGAACTAGTTCGGTTCAATGCTTTAGGAATTGAGGAAGAGAGATACTATCGTGGTGTCGTGAAGAAGACCAGAATGGTGTATAGTTCTTTGCGGATTTTGGCATGTAAAGATGCAGATAACCGGAAGCGTAATCGTAGTGATCTGAAGGCGGGGACTTTCATGATGAATAGTGGGTTAGGGCTGAATCGTGACAAAATAATTGTGGGCTCCATTCCCGGTGTTATGGTCGGTGACATGTTCTTCAGGATGGAATTATGTGTTGTGGGTTTGCATGGCCAAACCCAGACGGGAATTAACTATCTCCCAACGAGCATCATTTCAAGTGGTGAACCAGTTACCACCAGTATCATTGTCTCTGGAGGATATGAAGACGATGAAGATTATGGTGAAGTCCTCATTTACACAGGCCTAGGTGGGCGAGACAGGGGGCAGAGTGGTACCCAGGAAATTCGAGATGAAAATCTTGGTCTCGAAACAAGTAAGAAATACGAAATTGATATCAGGGTAATTCGGGGGTATGAGTCTAGTGAAAGTCCAAAcggtaaaatttatatttatgatgGTCTGTATAGAATCGTTGATGCATGGCGTGATAAGAGTAAATCATCAGGTTCTCTCGTGATCAAGTACAAGCTTCTTAGATTAATAGATCAACCTGAAATGGGTACTGCCATTATGAAGATTTCCCAGTATTATAGAAATGGTCCTTTGTATGCCAGACCTTTTGGATATCTCGGTCTAGATATTTCTGGTGGGAAGGAAAAAGTGCCCGTtcttatatataacaatatagaCGGTGATATTGGACCAACTTTCTATCCCTACATCACTAGTTCTATATTTCCTCGTACTGCTAGTTTTGCAGCTGGCTGTGATTGTGTTCGTGGCTGTAATGATAATTGTGTCTGTGCTATGAGAAATGGAGGTGATTTTGCGTACGATAATCAGGGACATCTGGTGAGAGGAAAGCCGGTAGTAGTTGAATGCGGTCCTGGTTGTCGCTGTCCTCCAAGTTGCAGAAATCGCTTATCTCAAAAAGGATTGAGATACATGTTTGAAGTTTTCAGGTCTAATGAAACGGGTTGGGGTGTTAGGTCACTGGATCTGATTCAAGCCGGGTCTTTTATATGTGAATATGCTGGAATCGTTCTCACAAAGGAGCAAGCACAAACATTCTCAATGAATGGAGGAGGAAATAATTTGATACATCCAAATCGATTCGGCAAGAGATGGATGGAATGGGGCAATTTGTCGGGTATTATCCCTGATTATGTCCACCCAGAACATCCATCCACACCGTCATTGGATTTTGCTCTTGATGTTTCAAGATCCAGAAATCTGGCTTGTTATATCAGCCGCAATCCTAATCCTAATATAATGGTACAGTTTGTGCTACGTGGTCAGAATAACTTATTAATTCCAAGTCTTATGTTATTTGCACTGGAGACCATCCCTCCATTGCAACAGCCGACTCTTGATTATGATTTGGCTCAGACTAACTCTTGA
- the LOC124913769 gene encoding vacuole membrane protein KMS1-like yields MAKATSQESPSRSASQDVHDSIQGTAMRHQLELENLSIATQPFRTMKLFTLAIVQYLKQSVSYLLGQGAWPVFLSTLSVLIGILLLTIDGPHEKHVMEMRYYLQFVVWWVALGVASSIGLGSGLHTFVLYLGPHIALFTIKATQCGRVDLKVAPYDTIQLKSGPSWLDKDCSEFGPPIFSILQGLRVPLSSILPQVQLEAMLWGLGTAIGELPPYFISRAAQISGSKLAEVEKLNASSVEGSGIIATGLNKIEHWFLSHAQNLNFFTILVLASVPNPLFDLAGIICGQYGVSFGEFFLATLIGKAVIKTHIQTMFIISVCNNQLLDWIENELICVLSFIPGLSSILPNLIFKLHAAKAKYMERSPPPSVTSNTNIKGKRLDLSISSVWNSIVWIMIMNFVVKIVTETARKHLKMQQELELVDLKNKLVSS; encoded by the exons ATGGCAAAAGCTACCTCTCAGGAGTCTCCCTCTCGCTCGGCTTCCCAGGATGTCCACGACTCAATCCAAG gaacCGCCATGAGGCATCAACTAGAACTAGAAAATCTGTCAATAGCTACACAACCTTTCAGAACAATGAAGCTTTTCACTTTGGCTATTGTTCAATATCTCAAACAATCAGTTTCTTATCTTCTGGGTCAAGGGGCTTGGCCTGTGTTTCTGAGCACTTTGAGTGTTCTTATTGGTATACTATTACTCACCATTGATGGTCCTCATGAGAAG CATGTTATGGAGATGAGGTATTATTTACAGTTTGTAGTGTGGTGGGTTGCCCTTGGAGTTGCATCTTCTATTGGCCTGG GATCCGGTCTTCACACCTTCGTCCTCTATCTCGGTCCTCACATTGCCTTGTTCACAATCAAAGCAACACAATGTGGTCGAGTCGACCTTAAAGTTGCTCCTTATGACACAATTCAATTGAAAAGCGGTCCATCATGGCTTGACAAGGATTGTTCCGAGTTTGGCCCTCCAATATTTTCAATCTTGCAAGGTTTACGAGTTCCACTTAGTAGCATACTGCCACAAGTCCAGTTAGAGGCTATGTTATGGGGCCTGGGAACTGCAATCGGAGAGCTTCCTCCATATTTTATTTCCAGAGCAG CTCAAATATCAGGTAGCAAATTGGCTGAAGTTGAAAAATTGAATGCTTCATCGGTGGAAGGCAGTGGAATCATTGCCACTGGCCTTAATAAAATAGAGCACTGGTTCCTTTCACACGCACAAAATTTGAACTTCTTCACGATTCTAGTGCTTGCTTCG GTTCCAAATCCTCTGTTTGACCTAGCTGGCATCATCTGTGGGCAATACGGAGTTTCATTTGGGGAATTCTTCCTAGCCACATTGATTGGAAAGGCAGTCATCAAAACCCATATACAG ACTATGTTTATTATTTCAGTCTGCAATAATCAACTTCTTGACTGGATCGAGAACGAACTAATTTGTGTTCTTAGTTTTATACCTGGGCTTTCTTCAATCCTGCCAAACCTCATATTCAAACTCCATGCTGCTAAGGCAAAGTATATGGAAAGGTCACCTCCTCCTTCCGTTACTTCAAATACAAACATCAAG GGGAAAAGGTTGGATCTTTCAATTAGTTCAGTTTGGAACAGTATCGTGTGGATCATGATCATGAACTTTGTTGTTAAGATTGTGACTGAAACTGCCCGGAAGCACCTGAAAATGCAGCAAGAACTAGAATTGGTTGATCTGAAGAACAAATTGGTGTCGTCCtga
- the LOC124913767 gene encoding sugar transport protein 13 — translation MAGGGFAAQSGSHFEAKITPIVIISCIMAATGGLMFGYDVGVSGGVTSMGPFLEKFFPVVYRRTIDKDSDKSNYCKYDNQGLQLFTSSLYLAGLTATFFASYTTRKLGRRLTMLIAGVFFIVGVVFNAAAMNIAMLIVGRILLGCGVGFANQAVPLFLSEIAPTRIRGGLNILFQLNVTIGILFANLVNYGTAKIKGGWGWRLSLGLAGVPAVMLTLGALLVVDTPNSLIERGRLDEGKSVLRKIRGTDNIEPEFLELVEASRIAKEVKHPFRNLLQRRNRPQLIIAVALQIFQQCTGINAIMFYAPVLFDTLGFGSDAALYSAVITGAVNVVSTVVSIYSVDKVGRRFLLLEAGVQMLLSQVAIAVILGVKVQDSTNNLHKGFGILVVVLVCTFVSSFAWSWGPLGWLIPSETFPLETRSAGQSVTVCVNLLFTFVIAQAFLSMLCHFKFGIFLFFSGWVLIMSVFVFFLVPETKNIPIEEMTERVWKQHWLWKRFMEDEGHVVKGYPMGKIEHVYGTSVA, via the exons ATGGCTGGAGGAGGTTTTGCAGCGCAGTCCGGGAGCCATTTCGAGGCGAAGATCACCCCGATTGTCATCATATCATGTATTATGGCTGCCACAGGCGGCCTTATGTTCGGCTACGACGTCGGTGTCTCGGGTGGTGTGACTTCTATGGGTCCTTTCCTTGAGAAATTCTTCCCGGTGGTTTACAGGAGGACTATTGACAAAGATTCAGACAAGAGCAATTACTGCAAGTACGATAATCAGGGTCTTCAATTGTTCACTTCATCATTGTACTTGGCCGGgttaacggctactttcttcgcATCCTACACCACCAGGAAGCTCGGCCGGAGACTCACCATGTTGATCGCCGGAGTCTTCTTCATAGTCGGTGTAGTGTTTAACGCCGCCGCCATGAACATCGCCATGCTCATCGTCGGAAGGATCCTTCTAGGTTGCGGCGTCGGTTTTGCTAAtcag GCTGTACCGTTGTTCCTGTCGGAGATAGCACCGACGAGGATCCGAGGAGGTCTGAACATCCTGTTTCAACTGAATGTGACAATTGGAATTCTTTTCGCTAACCTCGTCAACTATGGCACAGCAAA AATCAAAGGTGGTTGGGGTTGGAGATTGTCATTAGGGTTGGCCGGAGTCCCTGCCGTAATGCTGACCTTGGGAGCATTGTTGGTTGTGGACACTCCCAATAGTTTGATAGAACGCGGTCGCTTGGACGAAGGAAAGTCCGTGCTTAGAAAGATCAGAGGCACCGATAACATCGAGCCCGAGTTTCTTGAACTCGTTGAGGCTAGCCGCATTGCCAAGGAGGTCAAGCACCCCTTCAGGAACCTTCTACAACGTCGAAACCGTCCTCAACTCATCATCGCCGTCGCTCTACAG ATATTCCAGCAATGCACGGGTATCAACGCCATCATGTTCTACGCGCCCGTGCTCTTTGACACGCTAGGGTTTGGTAGCGACGCGGCTCTTTACTCGGCGGTGATCACGGGGGCGGTAAATGTAGTTTCCACCGTGGTCTCAATTTACTCTGTTGACAAGGTGGGGCGGCGGTTTCTCCTCCTGGAAGCTGGGGTTCAGATGTTATTATCTCAGGTGGCGATTGCAGTCATTTTAGGCGTTAAAGTCCAAGACTCCACCAACAATCTCCACAAAGGATTTGGAATCCTCGTGGTGGTCTTGGTTTGCACCTTTGTTTCGTCATTCGCGTGGTCTTGGGGACCGCTCGGGTGGCTAATCCCCAGCGAGACTTTCCCTCTCGAGACTCGGTCGGCTGGACAGAGTGTGACTGTCTGTGTCAACTTGCTGTTCACGTTTGTGATTGCTCAGGCGTTCCTCTCTATGCTGTGCCATTTCAAGTTCGGAATCTTCCTGTTTTTCTCGGGGTGGGTACTTATCATGTCggtgtttgtgttctttttggTGCCTGAGACGAAGAACATTCCGATTGAAGAGATGACTGAAAGGGTGTGGAAACAACATTGGCTATGGAAGAGGTTCATGGAAGATGAAGGTCATGTAGTTAAGGGATACCCCATGGGTAAAATTGAACATGTTTACGGTACTTCTGTTGCATGA
- the LOC124913768 gene encoding sugar transport protein 8-like gives MTENGQSTTFKSKITAYVVGCWLLAAFGGMMFGYDIGISGGVTSMDDFLEKFFPKVYERKQHAVENNYCKYDNQLLQLFTSSLYLAALVATFFASKACSLLGRKYTILIASCFFIISAILSSVGNNIELLIVARILFGIGVGFGNESVPLFLTEVAPIQHRGAVNILFQLFVTIGILIANLVNYFTSTVHPNGWRWSLGLAGVPAVILFLGSLVITDTPSSLVERGKDEKGKKVLKKIRGVENVDEEFEQIREGCERAKLVKQPFKKLMERSSVPPMVIGISIQVFQQLTGINAIMFYAPVLFQTIGFKSDASLLSSVVTGSVNVLSTLVSIYAVDKVGRRKLLLQACIQMFICQMAVGLILAITLKNTGTISKELGIVVLLMVCLYVAAFAWSWGPLGWLIPSETFPLETRTAGFAFAVSTNMLMTFVVAQAFLSMLCKMRAFIFIFFSGWILVMGLFVILFVPETKGVALEDINERVWSVHPIWKKFVSERRNLPMV, from the exons ATGACAGAAAACGGGCAGTCGACAACGTTCAAATCCAAGATAACGGCATACGTTGTCGGATGTTGGCTTCTTGCTGCTTTTGGTGGAATGATGTTCGGTTATGATATTGGAATATCAG GAGGGGTAACATCTATGGATGACTTCTTGGAAAAATTCTTCCCGAAAGTATACGAGAGGAAACAACATGCGGTAGAAAACAATTACTGCAAATACGACAATCAACTTCTGCAGCTTTTCACATCATCTCTTTACTTGGCCGCCCTCGTCGCCACCTTCTTCGCTTCCAAGGCCTGCTCTCTTTTGGGCCGCAAATACACTATCCTCATCGCCTCTTGTTTCTTCATCATCAGCGCCATTCTCAGCTCCGTCGGCAACAACATTGAACTCCTTATCGTCGCAAGAATCCTTTTTGGAATCGGTGTTGGCTTCGGTAACGAG TCGGTTCCTTTGTTCTTGACTGAGGTAGCTCCAATTCAGCATAGAGGTGCGGTGAACATTCTATTCCAGCTCTTTGTCACCATAGGAATCCTCATTGCCAATCTAGTAAACTATTTCACTTCCACCGTACACCCAAACGGATGGCGATGGTCCCTCGGTCTGGCCGGGGTTCCTGCGGTCATCCTCTTCTTAGGGTCCCTCGTCATCACCGACACACCTTCCAGCCTGGTGGAACGTGGCAAGGATGAGAAAGGGAAGAAGGTTTTGAAAAAGATCAGAGGAGTTGAAAACGTGGACGAGGAGTTCGAACAAATCAGGGAAGGGTGCGAAAGAGCAAAACTGGTCAAGCAGCCATTCAAGAAATTGATGGAGAGATCCAGCGTTCCTCCCATGGTGATTGGAATTTCGATTCAAGTCTTTCAACAACTTACTGGAATTAATGCCATTATGTTCTACGCCCCTGTTCTGTTCCAAACTATCGGCTTCAAGAGCGACGCTTCACTTCTATCGTCGGTGGTCACCGGTTCCGTTAATGTTTTAAGCACGTTAGTTTCTATCTACGCCGTAGATAAGGTTGGCCGTCGGAAGCTTCTCCTACAGGCCTGCATCCAGATGTTCATTTGTcag ATGGCGGTAGGATTGATCTTGGCAATAACTTTGAAGAACACGGGTACAATATCCAAGGAACTAGGGATTGTGGTTCTATTGATGGTGTGCTTGTACGTTGCAGCGTTTGCATGGTCGTGGGGGCCTCTAGGGTGGTTAATACCGAGCGAGACATTTCCTTTGGAGACGAGAACGGCTGGATTCGCGTTTGCGGTGAGCACGAACATGCTCATGACCTTCGTCGTCGCTCAAGCCTTCCTTTCCATGCTATGCAAGATGCGCGCCTTcatcttcatattcttctcagGCTGGATCTTGGTCATGGGCTTATTCGTCATTCTCTTCGTGCCCGAGACCAAGGGTGTCGCTCTCGAAGACATCAATGAACGGGTTTGGAGTGTACACCCAATCTGGAAGAAGTTCGTAAGTGAACGTAGGAACTTGCCAATGGTGTGA
- the LOC124913684 gene encoding long chain acyl-CoA synthetase 6, peroxisomal-like isoform X2 translates to MTYGEVSSARSHIGSGLLYHGISMGASIGLYFINRPEWMIVDHACSAYSFVSVPLYDTLGPDAVKYIVNHAVVEAIFCVPQTLNTLMTFLSEIPTVRIIVVVGGVDEQLPSLPSPSGVKIVSYSRLLNEGHDSPRPFCPPKQDDVATICYTSGTTGTPKGVVLSHGNLIANIAGTTFNVKFYPSDVYISYLPLAHIYERANQLLLVYYGASVGFYQGDNLKLMDDMAVLRPTIFSSVPRLYNRIYAGIINAVKSSGGLKERLFNTAYNAKKQAILKGKNPSLMWDRLVFNKIKMKLGGQVRYMTSGASPLSPDVLDFLRICFGCPVMEGYGMTETSCVITSMDDGDTLSGHVGSPNPACEIKLVDVPEMNYTSEDQPYPRGEICVRGPITFQGYYKDEVQTREVIDEDGWLHTGDIGLWLPAGRLKIIDRKKNIFKLAQGEYIAPEKIENVYAKCRFVSQCFVYGDSLNSSLVVIVSVDHEVLKDLAASEGIKYNDLEELCNNPRIKAAVLADMDEIGKEAQLRGFEFAKAVTLVLEPFTVENGLLTPTFKVKRPQAKEYYQKAIVSMYHDLSTSDNAFS, encoded by the exons ATGACATATGGGGAAGTCAGTAGTGCTCGGTCCCACATTGGTTCTGGTCTCTTATATCATGGTATATCAATG GGTGCTAGCATTGGGCTCTACTTCATTAACAGACCAGAGTGGATGATAGTTGACCATGCTTGCTCAGCATACTCGTTTGTATCAGTTCCTTTATACGACACTCTAG GCCCAGATGCTGTAAAATACATTGTAAACCATGCGGTTGTCGAAGCTATTTTTTGTGTTCCCCAAACCTTGAATACT TTGATGACTTTCTTGTCCGAGATTCCAACTGTACGCATAATAGTG GTGGTTGGAGGAGTAGATGAACAATTGCCTTCACTTCCTTCTCCCTCGGGAGTTAAAATTGTCTCATACTCAAGACTACTTAATGAG gGTCACGATAGTCCTCGGCCATTCTGCCCGCCAAAACAGGATGATGTTGCTACTATTTGTTATACAAGTGGTACTACTGGGACACCTAAG GGTGTTGTCTTGAGTCATGGAAATTTGATTGCAAATATAGCGGGGACTACCTTTAATGTGAAGTTCTATCCATCAGATGT TTATATATCTTATCTTCCTCTGGCACACATATATGAAAGGGCCAATCAATTGTTACTGGTGTATTATGGTGCATCTGTTGGATTCTACCAAGGG GACAACCTGAAATTGATGGATGATATGGCTGTATTAAGACCCACTATATTTTCCAGTGTTCCTCGGTTGTACAATAGGATATATGCTGG CATTATTAATGCTGTGAAGTCATCGGGTGGTCTGAAGGAGAGGCTTTTTAATACTGCTTATAATGCTAAGAAACAAGCTATATTGAAAG gCAAGAATCCATCCCTTATGTGGGATAGATtagttttcaataaaatcaaGATGAAGCTTGGAGGACAAGTTCGGTATATGACTTCTGGTGCCTCGCCGTTATCTCCTGATGTCTTGGACTTTTTGCGCAT ATGTTTTGGTTGTCCGGTTATGGAGGGATATGGAATGACTGAAACTTCTTGTGTTATAACTTCTATGGATGATGGGGACACTTTGTCTGGTCATGTTGGCTCTCCAAATCCTGCTTGTG AAATAAAGCTTGTTGATGTACCAGAGATGAACTATACATCCGAGGATCAGCCATATCCTCGGGGAGAAATATGTGTGAGAGGCCCCATTACCTTTCAAGGTTATTACAAGGACGAAGTTCAAAC GAGAGAAGTAATTGATGAAGATGGATGGCTTCATACAGGAGATATTGGATTGTGGCTTCCTGCTGGTCGGTTGAAAATAATTGATAG GAAGAAGAACATATTTAAGTTGGCTCAAGGAGAGTACATTGCACCTGAAAAAATTGAGAATGTATATGCTAAATGCAGATTTGTTTCACAGTGCTTTGTTTATG GTGACAGTCTGAACTCGTCGTTGGTTGTAATTGTGTCTGTGGATCACGAGGTATTGAAAGATTTAGCCGCAAGTGAAGGCATTAAG TACAACGACCTAGAGGAACTCTGCAATAATCCGAGGATAAAGGCTGCGGTGCTGGCTGACATGGATGAAATCGGAAAGGAAGCTCAG CTAAGAGGATTTGAATTTGCAAAGGCAGTGACATTGGTGCTAGAACCATTCACTGTCGAGAATGGTCTTCTTACTCCAACTTTCAAG GTCAAGAGGCCTCAAGCAAAAGAATACTATCAAAAAGCTATTGTTAGCATGTACCATGATCTCTCCACATCTGATAATGCTTTCTCTTAA
- the LOC124913684 gene encoding long chain acyl-CoA synthetase 6, peroxisomal-like isoform X1, giving the protein MDSDPARRRLLAIRSHLAPVADDQDSLLATNQTAAGEFVLEQGYSIVLPEKLQTGKWNVHRSARSPLELVRGFPDHPDIRTLHDNFVQSTETFRDNNYLGSRIGVDGTVGEYKWMTYGEVSSARSHIGSGLLYHGISMGASIGLYFINRPEWMIVDHACSAYSFVSVPLYDTLGPDAVKYIVNHAVVEAIFCVPQTLNTLMTFLSEIPTVRIIVVVGGVDEQLPSLPSPSGVKIVSYSRLLNEGHDSPRPFCPPKQDDVATICYTSGTTGTPKGVVLSHGNLIANIAGTTFNVKFYPSDVYISYLPLAHIYERANQLLLVYYGASVGFYQGDNLKLMDDMAVLRPTIFSSVPRLYNRIYAGIINAVKSSGGLKERLFNTAYNAKKQAILKGKNPSLMWDRLVFNKIKMKLGGQVRYMTSGASPLSPDVLDFLRICFGCPVMEGYGMTETSCVITSMDDGDTLSGHVGSPNPACEIKLVDVPEMNYTSEDQPYPRGEICVRGPITFQGYYKDEVQTREVIDEDGWLHTGDIGLWLPAGRLKIIDRKKNIFKLAQGEYIAPEKIENVYAKCRFVSQCFVYGDSLNSSLVVIVSVDHEVLKDLAASEGIKYNDLEELCNNPRIKAAVLADMDEIGKEAQLRGFEFAKAVTLVLEPFTVENGLLTPTFKVKRPQAKEYYQKAIVSMYHDLSTSDNAFS; this is encoded by the exons ATGGATTCGGACCCTGCTCGTCGTCGTCTCCTGGCAATCCGAAGTCACCTTGCACCCGTTGCCGACGACCAAGACTCGCTTCTCGCAACCAATCAAACAGCAGCTGGAGAGTTCGTTTTGG AGCAGGGTTACAGTATTGTGCTGCCAGAGAAACTGCAGACTGGTAAATGGAATGTTCACAG ATCTGCACGTTCCCCATTGGAGCTTGTGAGAGGTTTTCCTGACCATCCTGATATTAGGACCTTGCACGACAATTTTGT GCAATCAACTGAGACTTTCAGAGACAACAACTATTTGGGTAGCAGAATTGGGGTTGATGGAACAGTTGGAGA GTACAAGTGGATGACATATGGGGAAGTCAGTAGTGCTCGGTCCCACATTGGTTCTGGTCTCTTATATCATGGTATATCAATG GGTGCTAGCATTGGGCTCTACTTCATTAACAGACCAGAGTGGATGATAGTTGACCATGCTTGCTCAGCATACTCGTTTGTATCAGTTCCTTTATACGACACTCTAG GCCCAGATGCTGTAAAATACATTGTAAACCATGCGGTTGTCGAAGCTATTTTTTGTGTTCCCCAAACCTTGAATACT TTGATGACTTTCTTGTCCGAGATTCCAACTGTACGCATAATAGTG GTGGTTGGAGGAGTAGATGAACAATTGCCTTCACTTCCTTCTCCCTCGGGAGTTAAAATTGTCTCATACTCAAGACTACTTAATGAG gGTCACGATAGTCCTCGGCCATTCTGCCCGCCAAAACAGGATGATGTTGCTACTATTTGTTATACAAGTGGTACTACTGGGACACCTAAG GGTGTTGTCTTGAGTCATGGAAATTTGATTGCAAATATAGCGGGGACTACCTTTAATGTGAAGTTCTATCCATCAGATGT TTATATATCTTATCTTCCTCTGGCACACATATATGAAAGGGCCAATCAATTGTTACTGGTGTATTATGGTGCATCTGTTGGATTCTACCAAGGG GACAACCTGAAATTGATGGATGATATGGCTGTATTAAGACCCACTATATTTTCCAGTGTTCCTCGGTTGTACAATAGGATATATGCTGG CATTATTAATGCTGTGAAGTCATCGGGTGGTCTGAAGGAGAGGCTTTTTAATACTGCTTATAATGCTAAGAAACAAGCTATATTGAAAG gCAAGAATCCATCCCTTATGTGGGATAGATtagttttcaataaaatcaaGATGAAGCTTGGAGGACAAGTTCGGTATATGACTTCTGGTGCCTCGCCGTTATCTCCTGATGTCTTGGACTTTTTGCGCAT ATGTTTTGGTTGTCCGGTTATGGAGGGATATGGAATGACTGAAACTTCTTGTGTTATAACTTCTATGGATGATGGGGACACTTTGTCTGGTCATGTTGGCTCTCCAAATCCTGCTTGTG AAATAAAGCTTGTTGATGTACCAGAGATGAACTATACATCCGAGGATCAGCCATATCCTCGGGGAGAAATATGTGTGAGAGGCCCCATTACCTTTCAAGGTTATTACAAGGACGAAGTTCAAAC GAGAGAAGTAATTGATGAAGATGGATGGCTTCATACAGGAGATATTGGATTGTGGCTTCCTGCTGGTCGGTTGAAAATAATTGATAG GAAGAAGAACATATTTAAGTTGGCTCAAGGAGAGTACATTGCACCTGAAAAAATTGAGAATGTATATGCTAAATGCAGATTTGTTTCACAGTGCTTTGTTTATG GTGACAGTCTGAACTCGTCGTTGGTTGTAATTGTGTCTGTGGATCACGAGGTATTGAAAGATTTAGCCGCAAGTGAAGGCATTAAG TACAACGACCTAGAGGAACTCTGCAATAATCCGAGGATAAAGGCTGCGGTGCTGGCTGACATGGATGAAATCGGAAAGGAAGCTCAG CTAAGAGGATTTGAATTTGCAAAGGCAGTGACATTGGTGCTAGAACCATTCACTGTCGAGAATGGTCTTCTTACTCCAACTTTCAAG GTCAAGAGGCCTCAAGCAAAAGAATACTATCAAAAAGCTATTGTTAGCATGTACCATGATCTCTCCACATCTGATAATGCTTTCTCTTAA